The genomic stretch ACCCGGAGACCCGTTTCGTGACGAACACGGTGGGCGGTGTCAACGTGAACACGTTCAACGTGTTCGGCGCCGACCTGCCGGCGATTGCCTCGTTCATGGACTGGCTGTTTGTGGAGAACCTGCAATCGCCGCGGGCCGGGAAGGGGACGCTGGTGCAGAACGCGGGGACGTACAAGCTGCTGCGCGCGCTGAAGCCCGGGGCGCCGGCGCTGAGCATTGCGTATGAGCGGGGCATTGGGGTCGACGGACCGCCGCCGCCATCGACGTTCGCCAAGATTGCGGCGGAGGGCTTTGCCGCCGGCGGGGTGCCGGTCCTGCGGGCGGCGGAGTATATCGAAGAGGAGCGGTGGACGCTGCTCCGGCCGGGGCGCGACGACGCGCGGCTGGCGGCGTTCGGGGAGGTGGTGCGGCAATTTGGTGCGCTGGTGGCGAGGGGCTGCGAGCGGCGGGAGGCTGCGCGGGTCGGTGTGTTTGTGCCGGACGCGATTGGCTGGCGGGGGGACCTCTACCCCGGCGACGGCGATGACTACCTCCGGGTGATCCAGGCGCTCGTTGGCGCGGGCATCCCGTTCCGGGTGGTCGGAGAGCGGCACGGGCCGTGCGACCTCGGCTGCCTGCTGGTCCCGGCGAGCGCGACGCCGCCGGCATGGTTCCGGGGCCGGGTGATGCGCTTCGATGAGCTGGGATTGAAGCGGCGGGGGCACAGCGGACTCCGCTGGTTTGCGGGGCCGCTCGAGCCGGCGATCCGCGTGCTGGGCCCGCGGGTGGTGGACGGGTACTACAGCCGGGTGCATGTGCGGCGGTTCGTCGACCGGCTGGACCTGCTGTTCCGGCTGGTGTTTGGCGGGCGGTTCGCGCAGGTGCCGATGGACGAGGGGGCGGCGCGGGTGCTGGCAGCGATGAACCCCGCGCAGGTCGAACTCTCGGGGTCGGGGTATGTGGACCTGTGGGAGGGTCCGCGGGGTGTGGAGGTTCACCTTGTGAACTACGGCGAGGCGCCGATGGTCGCGACCGTGCGGGCGGGCGCGCATGGGGTCGCCGGGGTGCATGGCGGGGAATGGCTCGGCGAGGGACGGGTGCGGGTTGGGCGATACGCGGTCGTGCTGCTGGAGCGGGCGCGGCCGGCTGGGATTTCCCCGGCGGCGGCAGCGACCGCGTGATCCGCGCGGTTGCGTTTACGCTGCGCCTGGGTGCCGGTCTCGCGCTCGCGGCTGCTGTGGTGATTGCGGGACGGGAGATCTGGCGGAACCATGAGGGGTGGGCGGTGGATGCGCTGGGCTGGGCAGCGCTCCTCTACGGCGCACAGGTGGCGATGCTGGCGGCAGGGTGGCACTGGCTCGGCGAGGGCACCTGGCCGGGGCGGGGCCGAGGGGTGTGGCTTCGTGCGTTCGTGCACGGGTGGGTGGCGCGCTATCTGCCGGGGCCGCCGACGGGGCCCGCGGGGAAGTACCTGGCGCTGCGCGATGCCGGGGCAGAGGCGCCGGCCATCGCTGCGCTGCTCTGGGTGGAGCAGGTGCTCCAGCTGGCGGCATCGATTGCGGTGGCGGCGGCGCTGGTGCTTCCTGCGTTCGGTCCCGGGTGGTGGTGGGCGAGTGCGGGGGGATTGGCGGCTGCGGCGGCGCTGGCGCTGGGCGGAGCGCAGCCGGGGCTGGTCCGCCGGTTGAGCGGGCGGTTCGGGCCGCGCGGCGAGCGGAGCGGCGTGAGCGTGGCTCCGGGCACGGCGCTGCTCAGTTTCGGCGCGATGGCGGCGGCAGCGCTGCTCGCGGGCCTCGCCTTTCACGTCGCGGCGGTGGTGGTCAGCCCATGGCCGCTGTCGCGGTGGGAGGAGGGGGTCGCGGTGTTTGCGCTCGCGAGCCTGGCCGGGTACGTGACGCCGTTTGCGCCCTCGGGGGCGGGGGTGCGGGAGAGCGTTATCGTGGCGCTCCTGGGCGGGGAGCTCGGGGCCGCGACGGCTTTGACGGTGGCGGTAGTGGCACGGGCGACCGCGGTGCTGGTGGATGCTGTCGTGGCTGCGGGTTACTTCGGGGCGGGCCGGATTGGGCGCGGGCTGGCGCGGCGGGCTTCGGCGGCGACACTTTCGAACAGGCGGGCGTAGTCGGCGGCAACATCGGCCCAGGAGCGGACGCGGGGCCGGGAGCGGGGAGGCGCGGCGAGGGCGCTGGAGACGGCGGCGGCCCAGGCGCGAGGGTCGCCCGGCTGGACGAGGGTGGCGCCGCTCACGCTGGCCATGTCGACGAGACCTTCGAGTGCGGCGACGAGCACAGCCAGGCCGGCGGCCGCGGCTTCGGCGGGGGCGATGCCGAATCCCTCGGGGCGCCCGGGGACGGGGACGTTCGGCGCGACGAAGAGGTCGGCGCAGGCGTAGAGGCGGTCGACGGCGGGGTCCGGCAGGGCGCCGAGGAGCACGAGGCGCGGCTCGGCGGCAGCGATGGCGCGGAGGCGGGGGAGCTCCGGGCCGTCGCCGGCGACGGCGAAGACGACATCGCGGGGGAGGAGCGGGAGCACCTGCCTGGCAAACCAGGCGATGCCTTTGCGCTCGACAAGGCGGCCGACGCTGACAATGAGCGGCCCCTGGCGCGGGAGGCCGAGGGCCGCCCGGGCCGCTGCCGGGTCCGGTGCGCGCTGGATGGCGGCGAAGCGGTCGACATCGACGCCGTTGAGGATGACGCGCGGACGGAAGCCGCAGCGGCGGAGGACTTCGCCGGCCGTGTAGGAACTGACGGCGACGACGCGGCGGGGGCCCAGGCGGCGGAGGGCCATGCGGACGAGGCCGCCGTAACCGGGGAAGGGGCGGGTGACGTCCTGGCCGTGGACGGTAACGACTGCGGGGGCATCGGCGAGCGCTTCGAACACGGGGGCGGCGAGAGCGAGCAGGCCATCGCCGAGGTGGATGGCGGAGACGCGGCCGCGGGCAGCAGCGCACTGGACGGCGGCGGTCAGCAGGAAGAGGGGGAGCCAGCGCTGGCCGCGGCGGAGCGCGCACAGGCGGGCCGGGCCGGGGTACGCGGCGGTGAGCTGGCGGGAGAACTCCTCCATACCGCCGATGGCGGGCGGGTACTTGCGGGTGATGAAGAGGATCACGTGAGGAGTGAACGCGGAGGAGATGAACAGCCGGTTGTGGGGAATGGCGGTTTCTTAACGCTCCGTTCGCGGGGCGTGAACGGCCCGACAACGGGGGCGGGGTATTTCTCAAGGAGCACCAGAGGAGCAGATCATTTTGGAAGCTGAACGGGTCCTGGTCATTGGCGTCGGCCGGATTGGAGCGGTGACGGCGGTGGGGCTGGCACACCTCCTTCACGACGTGACGGGGGTGGATACGAACGCGGGGCGAGTGGAGGAGCTCCAGGCGGGGCGGCTGCGGGAGGCGGAGCCGGGGCTGCGGGCTGCGCTGCGCAGCGCGCTGCGGCTGCGGCGGCTGCGGTTTGCCCAGGGTGTTGCTCCCGCCGGGTTCGATTTCGCGTTCCTGTGCGTTGATACCCCGCCGCTGCCGGGCGGCGAGCCGGACCTGCGCCAGCTGTTTGCGGCGGCGGAGTTCGCTGCGCAGACGGTGCGGACGGGCGGCATTGTGGTGACGCGCTCGACGGTGCCGCCGGGGACCGGGGACCGGCTCGAGGCGGCGCTGCGGGCAGCAGGGCGGGGCGACCTCTCTGTCGTGCATGTCCCGGAGTTTCTGCGCGAGGGGCGGGCCTGGGAGGACTTCCGGGAGCCGGACCGGATCGTCATCGGGGCTCGCGATGCCGCCCGGGCCGAGCGGGTGGCGCGGCTGTTCGCGGGGATTTCAGCACCGGTGTACTGCTGCGACCGGGTGACGGCGGAGCTGGCGAAGTATGCGGCGAATGCATTCCTTGCGACGACGGTGAGTTTTGCGAACGAGATGGCCGACCTGGCCGCTCGGCTGGGGGCTGACCCGGAGATGCTGTTCGAGACGCTGCGGGCAGACCGGCGCATCGGGCGGGAGGCGTATCTTGGCCCCGGGCTCGGATTCGGCGGCCACTGCCTGCCGAAGGACACCGCGGCGCTGGAGTACGTCGCGGCGACGCAGGGGCTGCCGCTCCACCAGCTGCGGGCGACGATCCAGGTGAACCGCGAGCGCGTGGGGCGGGCCGTTGCCTGGCTGGAGGAGACGCTGGGCGGGCTCGACGGACGCTGCATTGCGCTGCTCGGACTGGCGTTTAAGCCCGGGACGGATGACTTGAGGGAATCGCGGTCGCTGGCCC from Tepidiforma thermophila encodes the following:
- a CDS encoding glycosyltransferase family 4 protein, whose amino-acid sequence is MILFITRKYPPAIGGMEEFSRQLTAAYPGPARLCALRRGQRWLPLFLLTAAVQCAAARGRVSAIHLGDGLLALAAPVFEALADAPAVVTVHGQDVTRPFPGYGGLVRMALRRLGPRRVVAVSSYTAGEVLRRCGFRPRVILNGVDVDRFAAIQRAPDPAAARAALGLPRQGPLIVSVGRLVERKGIAWFARQVLPLLPRDVVFAVAGDGPELPRLRAIAAAEPRLVLLGALPDPAVDRLYACADLFVAPNVPVPGRPEGFGIAPAEAAAAGLAVLVAALEGLVDMASVSGATLVQPGDPRAWAAAVSSALAAPPRSRPRVRSWADVAADYARLFESVAAEARRASPRPIRPAPK
- a CDS encoding UDP-glucose dehydrogenase family protein, whose product is MEAERVLVIGVGRIGAVTAVGLAHLLHDVTGVDTNAGRVEELQAGRLREAEPGLRAALRSALRLRRLRFAQGVAPAGFDFAFLCVDTPPLPGGEPDLRQLFAAAEFAAQTVRTGGIVVTRSTVPPGTGDRLEAALRAAGRGDLSVVHVPEFLREGRAWEDFREPDRIVIGARDAARAERVARLFAGISAPVYCCDRVTAELAKYAANAFLATTVSFANEMADLAARLGADPEMLFETLRADRRIGREAYLGPGLGFGGHCLPKDTAALEYVAATQGLPLHQLRATIQVNRERVGRAVAWLEETLGGLDGRCIALLGLAFKPGTDDLRESRSLALAAELTLRGAEVRGYDPLVRAAAGVHCPGTLPAAIEGADALVVAHRTEWVRAIDPADAAKLMARHAVFDAPGGIDHRAWTAAGFVTNRCLRAPVAAADGADR